One Periophthalmus magnuspinnatus isolate fPerMag1 chromosome 4, fPerMag1.2.pri, whole genome shotgun sequence genomic window, AATAAAGCCCTGACCCAGCCAAGCTTATCTCCAGAGTCCAACTGGGCCTCCTTTGTTCCACAGGTAATTACACTGTATTGAATGTGTCAGATCTGACAGTGCAGATGAGGAGCCAGGTCCAGTGCATATAATCACATGAAATCACTTGAAACCGTTAAACTGTTACTCCTGCATAATGAAGACAGAGAATATTTTTTGCCCGAAGAAGGCTAGTTAATTTTTGATTAAGTTTTTGGttaagattttattattttgaaatcagAAACAGTGGATCAGTGGCGACATGAATAGCAAAGGTCTAGTTGCATGCATGGAGTTGAAGTGGTCAGTTGAGGTAAAACAGCATGTCTTTAATACTATCTTGAAGCAGAAATAATTTCACTTGAGTACAGATTTTGAATTAGTGTTCCAATGTTCAAAATTGCCCCCTCACCACCGCCCAGTGCTTCTCTGTGATGACAGAAGTGTTTCATATTGGCTCATTCAGACTTCATACCAGATGGAGGCTttgttctgtctctctctctccaaaaacacacattcatgtctgtcgGCTAAACAAGCCAACCACAACGGGACAGCGAGATAACCACTCTCTTACAACGGTGTAAAGCATGGATTTCAGTAACAGGGGAGGCGGCTGATACTTTTATCCTTCACGTGTTCACATGGGTCTTATGCAAATGTCCATTATGCACCGAGAATGACACAAATGCAGCATGTCTAAGCCTTCAAAGAGGACTTGTAATGCTTATTTGGTTAACACGATTTAATAAGGTGTATGACCCAGTTAAATGCACATTTTGTGGTTCATGCTCTGTAGCTTTATTGTTATAATAAATGAAAagatattatgtaaaaaaagaTATTAAATATGGTGATAAGGCTCAAAATCACATCAAATATAATTCGCTGGATGTATTTTGTAATATGTCAAATGACTACTATGACTTGTAATCATTTTTTGGCATTAAAGAGACAGTAAGTAACATTTTGATTACATTTCGTAAACATGACCCTAGACAGGAGATAGATGTGGTAAAATTagcttttactgttaaaaaatagTTGATGATGATTTATCCATTTGAAGCACTGTACATAATGACCAAACTGATGAGGTTATAATCAAGAcaaagtctctcatttgggttaccAGTTTCAATGcatggcaacccaaatgagagttTCAACTTTGAAACTGGGTTGTCACTTTCAGTACTGAAATCCTGTTAGTAAAGCTCAGGACTGTCTCATTAGAATACTCACTATGAACTCCTACAGCTTCAGCTCTTCAtcagtcagtgctagtgcagcctctgcagctcagtgaatttGGGATGACAAAActgtgtatgtgtcctctgtgtgggtTAAGACATTAGCAACCCAGGTTCTGTTGTGATTGCAGTACTTGTGATTGCAGAAATACTCTCCATATTCTCACTTTTCTATATTTTGGCATTTCCCAAGGTTCCAGATGGCATGAGGCCACCAGCAGCTCAGTCAAATTTAGAGAGGAAAGTgctcaaatgtttgtgacaggAAGCAGGCCCTGACCTTTATACTGGAAATGTTAGGCTGATGTGGCACTGCTCCCACTGTCTCTCAGGAGGACTGTATGAGGTAGGACTCTGAAATGCTCCTGTCTGTTATTCGGGACCAGTGACAGGCAATCTGTGTCTCAATGAAATTTCAAGGTTCACTGTAAccttttgaataaataaaagattattTGATTGGTATGAAAATTGTCATACCATCAGATAGCAAAGGGTGGATTTTTACTTATTCTCCCCAGCCTTGTGTGCTGAAAATAATGccactttacattgcattattcattcattccatactctgtagtggtaagctactattgtagccacagctgccctggggcagactgacaaaagcgaggctgccaatctgtgccactggaccctctgaccaccaccaacatcCACTCACACACTGCATTCATTCCTTTCTGCTCTGTCAGATGATATTTTGTCATAGTAGTACACCTAAGTATTTCATTATGAACAATATATGCTTTGCCTTAGCATcatttagataatcaaatggaAATTTTTAAATGTCCTAATTGTAAGACAAGGAACAGGACACAAATcccagaaaatgtatttatttgctgTACAGCGTTTACAGATAAGGcacctcaaacatgcatgacacACACGTGACTATAGTGGTTGACTGTGTGAGTGGTTCAATAATGAAAAGTGTTGTATTGGTCCCACTTATAGGATCGTTTAGATCCACAAAGGACCCAAGTGGACTAAATGAAATCTACTGAACACAGATATAGCTCTCTGGCGCCACCGTGAGGACAACCATCACATTACTACCTTTTAGTGGTAAACCTAATACATTTCAGCTTTATCTTCATTAAAATGCGACATGAATGGTATAGTAGCCTACTGCAACCCAGAGGCCATCTGTCTACTTGAATTTGCAGTGCATTGCAATCAGTAACAAAGACTAGTACCATGATGGTTTTATACACAAAGAAATGCGTTAATGTGTtttcacagaaaataaatagttttatatacaaagtaaaatacatataaacTGAAAGATATTGCATATACATGCAGAAAGTGCACAAAACAGTTTTATCTTCTACACACAAAGATAAAactaaacacatccagaagaaatCCGGCCTGTGGTCAGTTCCCACAAGAAATTGACTTCACTTCAATGGTGTAATACTGACAACACTGTTCTTCTTTGGTGTGATCCACGCAGATGCAGACTACTCTGCAATACACAATTACTTTTTCCAACTATTTGCCATAGTTTGCTTACAACATTATGGACACAAAAgtattttccaaaacaataacaagagTGTGGTACTGCATATTTAAATACTCATttgtcacatgaaaaatactgaCAAACCTTTGTACTGTGTAGTTGTGCTTCTGCTTTACATCTGTGCCATAAGTCTTTagtgatttgtttctttttgctcACATGACCCTAACTGCCTTTACTTTGTAAATAAGTGtgatttaatttcatttgtcATGGTAACAGTCATGTACATGTTTTAGAACTTGCTCAGCTGTGGCAAAGCACCTGCCTTCACCAGGACAGCAGACAGCAGGTCTGCAGGCCCAGAGGGGTGGGGCACTGTTGCACAGGGGTCTTTGCTCTCAGAGTTCACTGGTCCTGGGCCCTTCCCTCTGGGGAGAGTGCCCCCTACAGGCCCCAGGCTGCTCTTGCTGTTCTCAGCTGTGGGGATGATAGTGTTCAGATGGGGGTTTCCCACCCCGGGGTTCCCGCTGGGCTCCAGACTGGCCTGACCACAGCAGAGAAGTTTAAAAAAGGCGGCTCTCATCTCTCGGCTGGACAAAGTGTAGATGAGGGGGTTCAGGGCTGAGTTAAGCACTGCCAGAGCTATGAACCAGTCCACCTGGTACAGCACGGGACACCTCTTCGGACTACACCCCACATCCATCAGCAACAAAAGGAACAGAGGAGACCAGCAGATGATAAACACTCCCAACACTATCACAACTGTCCGGAGTAGAGCCAGGGACCGCTCTGAGGGCCTACTGCTCACACGGCGCCCACTGGAGGTCACCAGGCGGTATATCCTGATGTACAGGATGACTATAGCCACTAAGAGGGCACTGAACACACTGATGCAGAAGGCCACATAGCTCTTATCGTAGAGTGGCAGTACAGTGGAACAAGATGACATCTTATTGAGGCAATTCCAGCCCAGGCTGGGGAGGGCACTCAGCAGAACTGAAACTAACCAACAAGCTGCAAGCAGTCCTAGAAGTCTCCCCCGCCCCGCCGTCTCACACGGCCGCAGCCTCACCATGGTCATATGTCTTTCTATCCCAATGGCCAGCAGGCTGAAGGTAGATGCACTCAGGGCCACAAACATACTCCCCTCCCGGGCCAGCCACTGCACTGGCGTCAGGAAAAAGGTGTTGCGTCCGGAGGTGAAGATGTTAACCACATAGGCAACTCCCGCCAGCAGGTCAGACAGGGCCAAGTttccaatcaggaagtacattCGACTGTGGAAACGTTTGTTCCTCCATAGAGCCAGGAGCACGGTAACATTCTCCAGAACAATGAGGATACAGATGAAGAGCAGCAGGGCAGTCTTACATGCCCCACTACCACGAGGTCGGTCCCACTTTCCCGAGTTGTTATAGTAGTCAACAATAACGAGGTTCATCCCCTCCTCAAGCTCGGCCCCCATGGTCACAGAGCTGTCCCACGTCAGtcaaacagcagagggcgccacaACACTGTGGAGACAAGAGTGGACGTGCCATTAAACGAACGCTCATGTTCAACACTATAAAGACTAGAGATGCAAAGGTGAGAAGTTTACAATAGTAGACGTAACATCGTGTGGACACGCAGCGTGTGTCGCACTGAGACTTGAAACACAAAATAGGCTGTTACAAGCTTTGTAAACTGATGAGTAGGACTACTACAGCTCTATAGAGagtaaataattaaacaaaaatatatgtgtaAAGCACACCTTTAAAACTACATCAAAAGGCCTATTCTATCGTTAGTATAAATTCAGATATCTAACGTGTCCTAGCTTTTAGTCATGACTTTTCTCTTGTCTACAACTGAAAAAGTAGTCTACTAATTTGCATATAATGTTGTTACACCACCGTTTGACCACCACCTTTTGTTAAGCCATTTTCATactatttttacactttatattGTGCCGTGTAGAAGTTCTTGTAATAAGTTGACAAACATTATTAATAAACATACCTTTGAGTAGGCTACTTTTCTTCATCTAAACATCCCGGGATTCGTCTAAATGCTGCGGTTTCACTGATGCTTCCAAACGTTTAATATCCAGAGGAAAGGGCACATCAAAAGTCTACACTAtgtcatggtcaaaataacagtctcctctctctgctttggCCGTTTGCTCAGGTTGAGTCTGTTGCACACTGGAGCTGTTCACTCCCTGTCCCACAGCTCTCCTCTAGACGTGGGCGGGGCTGAGGTAAGAAAGAGGATGGACCATCAATTACAGTGAAGAGGGCGATTAAGTGCACATTAAAGTACTAACAGTGACATTCTAGTGTTTTGAGCTAGTGCCCTCTTGCCATGGGAAAGGTAAACCTGTCCAGACATGAGCACATAATCATTTGCTCTATTTGTTACAGGCAAATAACCTCATTACttgtttaaacatattttgccCCCAAGGCGTCATTCTGCCACCTACTTCACCATATTTTTAAACCAATCCACGCTGTTGGTGTTTAGTTGGCAGGAGAAATCTGTGCCTCTCCTTggcaaacctgcccttcccctGGCTGGAAACTCAGATGtgactcatttattttttaatgttggtGTATTATGCCCCTAAACTGGTGGTCCAAACTTTAACTGTCAGTCGCATTGTGCATTAAACCTAAACatgttttcctgtttgtttgtttgtttgtttgtttgttaggccTATATGTAAATTAGATATTAAGTGCATACCAATGGAAAggcaagtcaagtttatttgtatagcacaattggtacacaaagtcattctaagtgctttaaagaataagaaagatattaaaatcacaatacaaacaaatcaaaacatacataatcataaataattatCACAAAATTAACATCAAAAGATAATAGTGCAGAATAATCTAAATctctcagtcatatgcacagctaaacagaactgattTAAACTAagtagagacctgtctcacatcttcaggaagaatcaTTGTCAATtgcaaaatatgacaaaagAATGCCTATTTGATTAACTATTACTTTGTAGCTTATAAATTCTGCTGAACTGCTGCAAAAATACGAAACAGTAAACTCAAAGACAGTGTAGCACAACATTTTCTCCAGTGAATTCCGTTGGTGTAACAAgcatgtaaatacattttaatcaaagCTATTTGGGCACCCCATTTAGACTAACTTAAATGTGACATTACTACGGGAACTCTTTGGAATTGTATATGGTGTGTGGTTTTGGTGCAAATTGCTGAGGCCTGTGTCTGAGCAGATAACACCTCTTCTTCTGTGGAGTTAATCCGTCCCACAGCAGACCTCCGTTAGCCCCCTGCTCCATCAGCGTCGGCATTGTGTCCCAAACTCCGGCCCCACATTCCCATGACATTCTCACCAGTCACTTAATGCAGCGCACGTCATACAATTTACTGTAGGACAACAGCCCAGGGCAGATGGGACAGTTGATGAGAAACACAGAAAGTTCATGTTTGTTTAAAGCATGTCCCCTGCAACCCTCTGAACAAATCAGTTTCCAAAATGAGTCACTAATAAACTGATGTGTAGATATAATAAGATATAATGAGCTGAATATCTTCTGTTAACACAAACAGCACCCACAGTGATGTTCTTCAGTGATTGAACACACTTTATGACTTAATGTTTTGCTAAACTGGATCAAACCTGagaatttaacactttaaaaccACAATTTGCCATAGAAAACTGAGAGGCCTTATCATTTGCAATGTCACTAAGAAATATAGCATTATTTTTCCCACACATTTTCTTATTGGTATTTCTGAAGGGACCCTGGGTATATGATTCCCGACAAAGTGTTTCTGACAGATGTTGATAAAAAATGACTGAAGACAGAATCAGGCAGAGCATACATAAGTTATTGCCTGACAGCTTTCCCTTCCCGCTCAGCGTTCCCCTGGTATCAGTGACTTCATGTTGCCCATGTCAGAGCCACCAGAACACACTAATGAATGATCCTAGCTGTTGACTTTACCCTGAGCTGCTAGTGATGCCGAATACTGGGACATGCCATTTATAACTGCCTGAAAACACCCAGAGGCCTTGGTAGTGTGTTACTGCCTGATGGAAGCTTCCTGGATGTTTGGGCctgaaaatacaggaagtgtaaCTATAGGTTGGAacatcacaaaaaataaaagctgGGCTCTGAGTTGTATGCTAAAGAATGTGGAGACAGTGGGAAAGAGCTACGCCAGTGGAAAACCCAGGTCTCTGGGGCAGTCTCCTCTGAAGCTAACGTGTGCCCAGTGCAGATGGCTCACTGACACATGGGAAATAGTCTTTAGCTAATATGCATTAgtcatttacaaaaacacttgACTTAACTGTCATTGAACTGGGGCATTGAGTCTTGTGTGTGAAAAATTATAATTGAACTGTTTTTGGCCATACCACTGAGAATGTGTGATCTGAGCTCTGAAGCTAAGTAGAGTCAGATCTGCTGGGAAGTTGGACTGGAGACCACTGTTGCTACAGAATTAGCTTgacatcaccaagtgtggagtgcccaaaactgtaaagtgactttgagtgtctaGAAAAAGCTTCTATAAGACCAATGTATTACtgtgttactcaaatgtgtttcTAAATTCTGTAAAACTGTATCACACCTCAGGTACATCAGAATAAACTCCCATCTCCCTTACTCCCATCAGTAAGAAATGATAAGTAAGCATTTTAAAAATGGGATAAGTCACACTTTGCTTCAATCTTTTAAACAAATGCAGTTGATAAAAGTGCTGCATCTTCAGTAATTagtgattaaaaacacacacaaagtcaTGAAACAATACTGAAACACTCTAGACAGAATTTACACAAATGGCTTCTTTTAACGCTTGGTTCGATTATATATTGCTTCCTTTACTTTCCAACACATTTCACCACATTCTCCACATATCTCCAGGCCCTTCGCAGGTTTTTCTGTGCGGGCCACACCGGGACCATCTGTGAAGGAGGTATAGTCCTAATCGAGCCTAAAAGATCTGTGTGCTGCTTCTGTGGCTTTATCAGCAGGACTCTTAGATATGTGGGCCACAAGGTGACCACATGTCTGAGCCCTGCATCACTGCCCCTGTCTGATAACCTCTTTATCACTGTCCCCACTAGAATAGGACACATCAAAGAACAGGCCTACTATGTGCATGTATACTAAGCTAAATAGAGATTTGTGCTCCCCGTAAATGTTTTGGTCCTTTGGCATGATTTTATCTACAGATGAAATACAAAAAGACTGGAGCTATGTTGCCTGGGCATATATTTTgaagtatattttgtatttcattATGATTTGTCAGAAGATTAGATCTGCTAAAGTCCTCATCCTGGATACAATCAAGCACACTGACAGGAGGAAGACATGGGTTATCAACAAGGAAGTGGCAGAGGATCTGAAAAAGTATTACTGTTACTGTAACTCAGATGCTGTGCCAATCTCAAATTCTgatgaaagaaaagacaaattgaaaaaaagaaaaagcacaaataaataaatgcatacataaCAACTTTTGTTACCTTCAAGGAGTAATAAACAGTAACAGATACAAACAGCCTCTTCTCCAGTCTTATATTGTCTCTGTCCTCCTGCATCCTACAGTAAGTGATAGTGACAAGATGTTTACCTATAGATGCACTGTACAGGTACTTAAATCAAGGTATGATTTCaaatttggtttaaaaatgttgaaatgttgagGAACTTGCAATGGTTTTTCGCACTTACATAAAACTGTATACATCTTTCAAATTTATAAGTGTCCCTGATTTCATTCTCACTATCAGCTCTGGTGTCGCCCCAAATCCCAAATGTCAAATTCTTTATAATGCTGTATGTTTTCTTTCAAATCAGAACTTTCAATTCTAAATAACAGTGAGCCAATTCCAGCACAAATACCCTAAAAATAACTTGGACCTCAGTCATGTAAACAATCACAACCAACTTTTTCTCAGAATGGCTGTGCTTGATGTCTGGGAAAGCTGGTTGAagaatgtgtgagtgtgcgcTTGGTGTGTAAGACAAATGAGTGTGTGATGGTGACCGTGATCTGTATCTGTCGCAGTGTTGCCCTGCATCCTTCAAAGCACTACCAACAATATTTACTCAGCCCACAAAGATCTCAAGAGCGACTTCTACGTATGCATCTCTATAGAACCGGTGCATCCTATTTTTAAACCCTTTGTGATTCTTGGCCAGACGTCTCTTGCTTTTCTATAAGACCAGGTCATAAGTTT contains:
- the s1pr3a gene encoding sphingosine 1-phosphate receptor 3a, whose protein sequence is MGAELEEGMNLVIVDYYNNSGKWDRPRGSGACKTALLLFICILIVLENVTVLLALWRNKRFHSRMYFLIGNLALSDLLAGVAYVVNIFTSGRNTFFLTPVQWLAREGSMFVALSASTFSLLAIGIERHMTMVRLRPCETAGRGRLLGLLAACWLVSVLLSALPSLGWNCLNKMSSCSTVLPLYDKSYVAFCISVFSALLVAIVILYIRIYRLVTSSGRRVSSRPSERSLALLRTVVIVLGVFIICWSPLFLLLLMDVGCSPKRCPVLYQVDWFIALAVLNSALNPLIYTLSSREMRAAFFKLLCCGQASLEPSGNPGVGNPHLNTIIPTAENSKSSLGPVGGTLPRGKGPGPVNSESKDPCATVPHPSGPADLLSAVLVKAGALPQLSKF